The Telopea speciosissima isolate NSW1024214 ecotype Mountain lineage chromosome 11, Tspe_v1, whole genome shotgun sequence genome includes the window gttccccttttgtttatttttaggcgtaggcccatgtataaacatttacttgttatacccttgttgatcattattagatggtaatgaaaaatggattaactatagtatttatcatctaggctttgatcatcttgtaactattaatTTTATACGCTTCTAAAACtagtgatcatttggaatgtaatatttccctttccgcacgatattatattgttttaatattagttatgatcaATGCGTTGGGACACGTGTCGTGATCCgcgcttagtaggatgacaagcgtcgtcctagtcaccccttataatgtattttatcccttgttgggatgggggcgtgacttTTCCGCTACTTGTGACATAGATATTGTTGCTTTCAGAAAGTGGGAAGATAAACTTTcgtgtttatgattttcttgctGGTCTCAATATAGAGTTTGATCAGATTAGGGTTCATGTCCTAAACCGTGATCTATGGTGCAATTTGAAGACATTCTCCGTACTACTATGCTCCATCCTGTGACAATGGAGCGATCGACCCTTTACACTAGCTCAGACACTTCCTCTCGTGGGAACTCTTCCCATGAGAATGTTCCTTGTGGTACTGCTAATAACTCTGTTTCTGAGAGAGCACTTGTGAAGTGTGATTTTTGTGGGAAAGAACACCATACCAAAGACAAATGTTGGAAGTTATATGGGAGTCCTCCACTTTCTCGCGGTCGTGGGTAGGTTCATCCCATTAGTGTTGCTTCCTACCATTCTACCACTAAGGATGCTTCTAtagattcttctctctcttaagaAGAGTTACTCACCTTGCGTCATCTGATGTCCCAGCTCGAGACTTCATCTCCATCAGTGCCATCTACTAGTGTTACGTATGCTACATCCCTGCCAATGTCCTCTGACTCATCTCATTCCACTTCAGATATTTCTTTCTGTGGCCATTGCGCCTCAGTCGTTTTCGTTCCTTGGACAATCAACTCAGGTgtcactgatcatatgactgggtCTCTTAATTTTTTCAATATCTCCCTTTGTTAGGTAACAATAGAGTTCGTGTTGCTGATGGATCCCTCtcctctgttcttcatgtccctaatttTTCTACTCATTTATTGTCTATTAGTAGTTTCACATAGAATTTAAATTgtaaagtaacatttttttcaTCTCATTGTATTTTTTAGGACTTGGAAATGGGATGTATGATTGGGAGTAGTAAAATGGATGGTGGTCTGTACTTGCTTGAGAACTCTCCATCAGCTTTGACTACTATAGCATCTATCCCTGGTTTGACTACTTTTGTGTTATCGGAGTTACATAGATGGCATCGTCATTTGGGTCACCTGCCTCTATGAACTTTATCTAAGCTGTTTTCCTGATTTAGTTAAACAATGTAATCTTAATAGTTACTTTTGTGATGCTTACATTTTTGCAAGACAAACTAGAGTTGTTTACCCTATTTTTGATAATAGAAGTTTGATTCATTTTGGTGTGATACattttgatgtgtggggccttGTCTAGTGTATGTCTACTTCTGGTTAAGGATGATTTGTTGCattcattgattgttttagtcgCACCACTTGGATTTACCTTTTACACCAGAAGAGCGATGTTTTTCCATGTTTTGAGTCATTCTATAGGATGGTCCCCAATCAATTTGATGCCAAGATCAAGATTCTTCACATAGATAATGGCAATgagtatatggatggtgctTTCTAATTGTATTTGTTTGACCATGGGTTAATTCACAAGACTAGCTGTGTTAACACCCCTGCACAAAATGGTGTTGTTGAACGTAAAAATCACTTTCTCATGGAAGTTGCTTGTTCCTCATGTTTGCCATGACGATTCCTCCTAAATTTTAGGGTGATGCAATTCTCCTAAAATCCGTGGCCTCGTGATCGAAATTGCGATCAGGTGTCTGCACGAAGTATACCAATTATAATATGCACGTAACgaaaatataattaattgatttagtcaaattaaattagatttgacaCACACAAATCCAATGCAATAAATCCAACATGTTGGTCTCAACATATGAAGTgattttcatttcttcatcaGGATAAAACCCATGCACTATAATTTGTTTAAATGTATGGACATTAGACAAAGCTCCTTCATTCCAAATGTATTGTCATTGTTTAAAGCCATTTCATTATGGGCACTGGAGGATAATAGACATGCCATCAACCCTTCATGTTATTTTTACTTGTACTTACAGGTGTGCAagcggatctttatcccctcaatttacctgcccgtcaatttcctcaattccatctaataggggggtgggggggggggacgaaaatgaccaccctatccctactcgaacacactgcccgggtggggtccacctcccccTATTAcatggaattgaagaaattgacgGGCAGACAAATTGAGAAGATAATTTTCCTGAGCAATGTAAAAGTTACATTCTATTGATTAATTTACTTTAAAAAATGGTATAAAATATGCTAAAAGAATTTCAAcaaattttcaaaatgcatACAAAAAATAGATTTGCAGGATACTTTTTCTTCATATGTTGATCCCATACGTATCGGTGGATTGGTATGGACCAGGGTAGAAATAAGTATAAAAATCCggtttttgaagaaaaataaagatagATCAGTCTGATCTGGATCATTATAGGCTGATTGGGATCAATATCAAATTGGTAATGGTCGAGACACATACCGATTCCTAAACCTCTTGCTCATAGACGTCTGCAAATAAAACTTAGGTACCAATATGATTCCTTTCGTTGATTTTTTTGCCAAAACATTTAAGCCTTGTTTGTTTGATggagaaaagtgaaaaaaataaaaaggggtgaAAAACTTATACTTGTTTCTCACAAACTATTATAAATGTGACTGTTTGGTTAAATTGGATGAGAAACTTTCAAACAAGCTCATTATGGTGAAGTGACACCTCTCTTTTTTCCACCCCATTCACTTTCAAAGTCGTACCAAATTGATAGGAttttctatctttctcctcttcctatttcctttctttcccatgGAATCTCACCCCATGTCCATTTCCCCTCACTCCCACTGAATCCCACCCCATTACAAAATACATATTCCattaatttccttttctttactcatctttttttttgtcaatcCAATCCACAATATGTGGGGCCCACCCTCACAAATTTCTCACCTCTTTTTATCCGTCAAACCGACGGGCCTTAAAGATTTCTAAAGATTTGATTCAAAGATCGAAATTCATGGATACAAAAATCAAATCCGTATATACATCCAAATTGACTAGTCTTGCAGGGGACACTACATGTCATACAACAAATTGAAGTTGAACGTGACGTGTGTGCATGTATATATCTACAATTGAATGAGACCACCTTTCATTGGTTGCTTTGCCCTTTATTGATTTTAgtcttcaaaaaattgattaaaaagaGAGGTAATTTTCACCGACTTGCTATCAACTTAATTAGAGGAAATTCTTGGATACAAAAATCAAATCCATATATACATTTCCAAATTGACTAGATCTGTAGGGGACACTACATGCCATGCAACAAATGGAAGGTGGATGTGACTTTGGAATTTATCAATTGGACCCCTTCCGCACGTATCGTCTCTCAGTTTCTTTTAATTTGTATGTATTTTAtaccaaaaaaacagaaattgaaGTCAGATCGATGTAGAGGTGCGCCTCTGAAGTCTTAAACTGAAAACCCTGCTTCATGGTTTACCAACTCAGTAATATGTTTATCTGGGTTATTTTCTGAATTGGCCAACGAAATCATCAATCTACCTGCAGAAGACAGATGAACTCATGCTTTGATATCACATTTGAATAACTCATTTATTCATTGATTTTAATGTTGTTATTCCTACACTAACGGAATGGGGGGACCGGTCATGTGTTGACTGTTTAGAAAAGTAAAAGGCACATTAAATTTCCCAAAACGGACGGATGTTTTTATAATTACGTGATACCTCAGGGAAGTTACATagaaatttcccaaaaaaaaatttcattgatcTTGTCTAAAGATTTACTTACtaaagaaaagagggagaaaaagaaaaactaaccttgGGATAAAAGGAGGGGAAAGGGGGAAGGGAAGACAAGCAAAATGAGTCTTTGTAGGCAATACTGGTTTCAATCGTAAATTGTGCACGTTATCGATCTGGTCTAAAGAtttaactaaaaagaaaaaaggggaaaggtttCCTACACGGTTACGAAACCTTTCCcattattataaaaataaatcaacttaaataaaattttaataaatataactctctttgatttcacttcaaATCAACTcctctcctccttgattgcttcTCTACTACCTGAAGCTTGATATCTTGAATAAAGAGTGAGATGTTGAGATGAGAAGAACCCCCTTCTTCAACTGCTCTGTTTGCTATCTCCCCAACCTCTCTTGCTTTcttccttaccacttctccttcctctccacCATCCATTAAAATCCCAATTGTCTTCTCAACCTCTTCTCCCTTCACATAAACCCCAAGCTTTTCACCTTCCCCCATCTGACAAGAGACATCCACACCAACCCTTACTCCAATCCCCAAAATCTGCACAATCAGTTTCTCGTTATAGAATTGATCTGCAAACATGGGCCATGTTATCATAGGCACACCTGCACTCATCCCTTCCAGGGTCGAATTCCACCCACAATGTGTTACGAAAACTCCCACTGCCCTGTGTGACAAGATCAACACTTGTGGTGCCCAGCCTCGAATCAAAAGCCCTCTTCCTTTGGTCCTCTGTTCCAATCTCTCCAATTCTTCTGATGGTTTATTGTTGTTTCCTTGTCTGATCACCCATACAAATGGGCGGTTCGATCTCTCCAAAGCCAACCCAATCTCAATCAATTGTGAAGGAGCCAAGGGACATAGGCTTCCAAGACAAACGTAAACGACAGACTCTGCTTCTCTCGAATCCAACCACTCCAAGCATTGGTCCTCAtcaatggctgctttattaCCTCTCTCAGCCTTATCTGAGGCTTCCTTGTTGTATAGTGAAACAGGGCCAACACACCAAGCTTTCTTCCCCATAAGCTTCTGGTACTCGTCCACATAACAAGTTTCCAATTCGTAAAAACTGTTAATCACCACACCATCCGCCGTTCGCTCAGCTTCTCTGACTTGTTTTCTGATTTCTCTGATAGAGGGTTCATCGTCACGAACACTTCCTGCTAACTGAGCCTTTGTTAGCTCGATTCGATGAGGCATGCCTGGAACCACAAAGGGCTCCGAATCGGATTCGACACTTTCATGCGGCTTGTAACAGAGTAAGTTTTGGTTGCACAAGAGACTGAAGCAAGACATACCATTGAAGAAAAACCTTGGAATTCCAAACTTAAGAGCTATATGAGATGTCCATGGAAGACCCATATGGGAGATTAAGCAGCTCGGGTATGGTTCCATTTCTTGAAGAGATTGCTCCAAGGCTGGTTGAAGCATGCTTGCAGCGTGGAAGAAATTTTTGATCAGTTCTCGTGAGGGGAGATTGTCGAGATTCTCACACCCATCTGGTAATCCAAGTTCTGTAGATGGGAAACGAAGTTGGAGAAGTTGGATTCGAAGGCCAGATTTGGCGGCACGATCGATGATCGATTTGAATCGAAAAGCGTTAAGTGGGGTAGTGACGATGGTGATGGTAACGCCTTGTTGGGCTAGCAATCTCGCTATGTCTGTCATTGGAATCATGTGGCCTTGAGCCATTAGAGGAATCAGAATGAAGTGAAGCTCATGGTTTTCAATGGAAGAAGCCATGGGAGTTGAAAATCTGGAAGAGAAATGAGAGTTATTCAAATTAATGGTTTCAGATCCCCTTTAGTAATATAAAAAGGGGAAAGGTTTCGTACACgatttacacgaccgtgtacgaaacctttccccaagaaaaaaataagcaaTTTCCACCAACATGCCCGtcaaccaccaaagaagaaATGCTTATCCACcaaaccttttttgttttttgtttcggAAGAGCATACCCACAAAGTGGTACTTGACAACAATAGTAggtttctcttctccttcctttctcatGTTAAGTTGACTTGTTGACTGGGGCAAAGAGATGATCAACCCGGCTAATAAGGTCAGGAGACTCAGGACTACCGTTAAGGCCGGCGGGGTCCAATAGAGACTATCCCGAGTTTTCAATCCACTAAGAAATTGTTGGTGTTTGATATATCCAACCATTCAACACGTCCAATTCAACGAGTCCTTAtcactcacaactcacaagtccACAAGACTCACAACTGGCTCTGCTGATGTGTGTTGTTGGAAATATTACTTGCACAGTTTTACTCTGTCTAAATTttaaatccccccccccctcccccaaaaaagaaagaagcatTACTCATTAGACTATTCCGAGTTTTCATGGCCTCAATCTCGAGGTGTCAACTGGTCCTTCTTGTGTGAGGTTGGTCCAACACGTTAGAAActcactttttcttcttcattgacCCAGAAAAGAGGGTTTTGGATTGCCAATGAAGTGGTCACCTATAACTATGATTGCCATGAATCTAGCCCATCTCATGTACACGGCTTAGCTAATGACCTATGTAATAAGAGGAAAGACTTGACTTCTAAGGTCTATTTCGAGTCTGGTGAATCTTCACGTATGTGAGTGTATGTGAACGATTCACAGCTGTTCAGATAGAATATTTTCATAGATTGAATTtcatctgaacggctgtgaaTCGTTCACGTACGCTCACGTAGATGAAGATTCCCCACTCTTGTCTGTCCCTGCGAATCATATTGATTACTAAAGGTGACCCAAATAATCAAATCTATAATGGGTTATGCACTTAATAATGTGGATGAGAGGTATGGAACCCAACCACTCAAGGACAATGCTTCTATGCAAATGAGAAAGATGCAAGATTAGACAAGCTCCTTCCTTCCCTGGGCACTCAAGGATAATAGACATGCCATCAACCCTTCATGTTACTTTTACTTGTACTTATTAGGTGTCCAATCTTGAGAGTAATGTCAAGAACTCAAAATTACATTCTATTGATTCATTTACTTTAAAAAACAGTACAAAATATGTTAAAAGAATTTCAATAAATTTtcaatttaataaaaatttttcCAATCTTTCTTCATATGTTGATCTCATATCAGTGGAATGGTACAAACCAAGGGTAAAAACGTATAAAGCAGTTAAGGGTTTCTAAGGATTTGACTGAAGAAATCAAATCCATATATACATCCAAATTGACTAGACTTGCAGGGTACACTACATGCCATGCAACAAATGGAAGGTGGACGTGACGTTGGACCCCTTCAGCATGAGTCATCCAATTCAATTTCCATGGTCCTAAAAGCTTGGAAAGGACGTTTCTTGGCATTATCTTTAAGGATTTTCGTCCTCTCAAGTGAAGTGTATCGGACGGTGGGCACTgcatttgagaggataaaatttCATAATAAATAGGAAACCTTTCTCTCAAAGACATCAACAGAGTAGCTACCACTACAGCAATTCACACTACTTTGAATATCTAAAT containing:
- the LOC122645981 gene encoding UDP-glycosyltransferase 73C12-like, giving the protein MASSIENHELHFILIPLMAQGHMIPMTDIARLLAQQGVTITIVTTPLNAFRFKSIIDRAAKSGLRIQLLQLRFPSTELGLPDGCENLDNLPSRELIKNFFHAASMLQPALEQSLQEMEPYPSCLISHMGLPWTSHIALKFGIPRFFFNGMSCFSLLCNQNLLCYKPHESVESDSEPFVVPGMPHRIELTKAQLAGSVRDDEPSIREIRKQVREAERTADGVVINSFYELETCYVDEYQKLMGKKAWCVGPVSLYNKEASDKAERGNKAAIDEDQCLEWLDSREAESVVYVCLGSLCPLAPSQLIEIGLALERSNRPFVWVIRQGNNNKPSEELERLEQRTKGRGLLIRGWAPQVLILSHRAVGVFVTHCGWNSTLEGMSAGVPMITWPMFADQFYNEKLIVQILGIGVRVGVDVSCQMGEGEKLGVYVKGEEVEKTIGILMDGGEEGEVVRKKAREVGEIANRAVEEGGSSHLNISLFIQDIKLQVVEKQSRRRGVDLK